The following DNA comes from Solanum stenotomum isolate F172 chromosome 11, ASM1918654v1, whole genome shotgun sequence.
GTAAACCAAGATTATAGATAGGTCTATACATCTTAATTTGTTCCAACTAGATTAATAATGATACTGCACTTAACTAATGACCATCCTAGACATCAAAGTTCACTTGATCTTTGAATTTTCTCTGCTTTTAACGATTAATAATTCGAACTATAAACTTCACTTTAACAATGTCCTTCAATGTTTGGGGTAACTAAAGTGCATCAACCACTGGAATATCAACTAATAGAACATATAAACTATGATTCTCATTATTATCATTCATGACCAAACTTGCTGTAATAGTATCATCATCATTTAACTAATAGTGTTTCTAAATTTGTAGAAAAGTAGTTCTACTCCAGTGCCTCAAGGCGGAGTATGGGATTCAAAAGATCGTGCCAACAAGAAGCCACATAAACCTGATAAAACACACCGAAGCCTAGGCAATGAGCAAGAACTTGGCAAGCACCAGCAGGCTTCAACAATGGTATGAATCTTGTAAACCATAAATAGTTAATTTACGACGTCTGCAGATGCTTCTTCATATAAGCATCATACAACTCTCAAAGACAAACTTTCCTTTTATGTTATTGTTGGGATTTGTTTTTGGGGTGGAATTGCATGACTCCTTCCCTAGAAAACACTCACTCGTACCCACTACATGCACCAAAACAAGCATAATTCGATACTTAGGTTTCACAAGTTTTCTAGAAAATGATAAGACATTGGGTGGTTCGGTACAGTAggaaataattttctattttccCCATGTTTGACACTTCGTCAAATTTTCTGGGAAACATTCTCTACCAAAAAAAGTTccttaaaatgaagaaaatgacttCCCGAGTCGAAGTAGGAAAAACAAATTCCCCAAGTGGCATTCTAACTTGATTGTGTCCTCCCCACCCTCGAACACACCTCATCTTCACCTCTACTCCCTCCACCAATAGTATTTGTCTGCATTTTATCCAAATACTTttaggataatatttttttgcttatgTAGCAAACACAAGAAGATAAGTAAGAAATGcacttattttcctcaaaaacataacaacatacctagtgtaatcccacaagtggagtaTGAGGAGGGTGGTGAGTACGCAACCTTACCCATACCTTGTGAAGGTAAGAGACATTTCCAAaggaccctcagctcaagtaaaaCATACCAAAATCAATATGAAAAGGAAATACAACAGCAAAGAAGCCATGTTGGAAGGAAGTAACTGAGAAAAAAACAGtagcaacaaaaaataatacaataaccgaagtaaagaaaataatatgtgttaaagaatgacaaaagtcccacatcggtagttaaagagatgggtggactccttataaggcttgggcaatcctcctccctttgagctagcttttggggtgtgagttaggcctaagacctaatttaacatggtatcagagcagggcccgtctcacccgatgttggagcccccaaaaaatcaaaattgcccacgcaccagatgctaagcattgggcgtgaggtggggtgttaaagaatgacaaaagtcccacatcggtggttaatgagatgggtggactccttataaggcttgggcaatcctcctccctttgagctagcttttggggtgtgaagGTAAGAGACATTTCCAAaggaccctcagctcaagtaaaaCATACCAAAATCAATATGAAAAGGAAATACAACAGCAAATAAGCCATGTTGGAAGGAAGTAACTGAGAAAAAAACAGtagcaacaaaaaataatacgataaccgaagtaaagaaaataatatgtaatgacgaaataaaaaaataagatagtagAAGAGTAATCATAATAATATTGATAAGGGAAACTAGACAACACTCGGCTACCTACTACCCTTCTTTCCCAATCTTCGACTTACATACCTTCTTTTCTAGGATCATACCCTTAGTAAGTTGAAGATGTGTCATGCCCTTCCAAATTACCTCCGTAAAATCTGCTATAGCCAAACTTTCACACCTCCTTACTGGGGCATGTGTGCACctcctcttcacatgcccaAATCATCTCGGTCTCACCtccctcatcttgtccaccacgGAGGCCACTTCCACATTGTCTTGAATATGTTTGTTCCTAATCCTATCCCTCCTAGTATGTCCACACATCTATCTCATCATCCTCATTTCGACTACTTTCATATTCCAGACATGTGAGCTCTTCATATGCCAACACTCCCCATACAACAAAGTTGGTGTAACAACCACTTATAAAACTTACCTTAAGTCTGGGTGGCACATTCTTAACACACGAGACATATGATGTGAGCCTCTATTTCATCCGACCCACTCAATACGATGTGTAACAACATCGTCAATCTCCAATTTTCTTGGATTATTGATCCATGACTTGAAACTTCCAAGTACTCTGTTTTAGTCCTTAATTAAACCctttagactccaaggtctaTCTCAAAAACCTCTAGCCTATCATTAATTTCTCTAGGAGTCTCCTTAATCAATACTATGTCATCAGTAAATAGCATACACCATGACACCTCTCCTTGGATATGGCGCGTCAGTTTatccatcaccaaagcaaataaAAGAGCTAAGAGTTGATCCCTAGTACAACCTTATCCTGACTTAGAAGTGCTCTGAGTCTCCTCCCACTTTCCTCACTCGGGTCTTCGCTATATTGTGGATATCCTTAATCACCCTAATGTAAGTTACATGCACACCCCTAGCCTCCAAATGTCTCCATATGTAAGTCTATCTTCCTCTCCCCATATTGATCCGTCAATATCCTTATGAGATGAATAACTTTTGTAGTTGAACACCTCGACATGAATCCAAATTGGTTCTTGGTCATATACCCACCCCTATTCACCCTCATCTCCATCGCCCTCTGCCAAACTTTCAAGCATGTCTTAGCAAAGCTTGATACCCCTGTAGTTATTGAAATTCTAGATACCACCCTAGTTCTTCTATAACGGGATCTTTGTATACGTACATTGTTCAGGCATTTTTGACTTCCTTAAAGTGACGTTAAACAACCCAGTTAGCCACTCTATACATGCTTTACCCCTGCTTTTCCAAAGTTCCACCAGGTTCATATTTGACCCACGCGCCCTCTACCTTCTCATCTTACAAATAACCTCTTTAGCCTCCTCAAATTTATACCTCTACAATACTCAAACTCTCGACAACTCTCAGAGTGCTCTAAAACTAGCACAATAATCATGTTCTGCTTTTCCTTCAAGAGTTTATAGAAGTATGTCTGCCATCATCGTCTAATATGTGCCTCTTTCACCATACTTCCCTTTCCCGTCTTTGATGCACTTCATTTGGTCTAGGTCTTGGGCACTCCCCTCTTTTGCCTTAGTGAGCCTATGCAACTTCTTATCCCTTCCTTTTTCGTGTCATTATTCATACAAGCGCTAAAAGAATATCATTTTAGCCATTGTAGCAGCTAAATTCGCTCCCTTATCGCCGCCTTATACCTCTCCCTATTTCCCTCCTAGTCTTTGTTGTCCATCAACTCCATATAAGCAACCTTCTTGACTTCTATTTTACCTTGGACTTCTCCATTCCACCACCATTCCCTTGATGTCCACCAACATTACCCCTCCAGACCCCAGGACCTCTCCAACTACTTCCCTAATGTAATTAGTAGTCATATTTCACACACTATTTGCGTCCCCACTACTCCCGATGCCCCATCACCATCAATTTCTCCCCATATCCTGAGATTTGGCAATAATCAAGCCACCCATCCTTGATAGGTCATACAAAgccctcttcttcctcttaaTCTCTAAATCCATTACCAAGAGCTTATCTTGAGTTATAACATACTCACTCGGATTAACCTTGAAGTCcttatatatacttttatcacACTTCCTGAAGAGAAAGACATCTATTTGAGTCTTAGCCACCATGCTACAGAAGTCACCAAGTGATCCTCTTTCTTGGGGAAACTTGAATTTGCTATCACAAAATCAAAAGCTTCAATGAAGTCCAAAAGTGAAACTCGTCCTTCATTTATATCCCCTAAACCAAAACCCTATGTACATCAACATAACTCCTTGAAGTTGTCTTGATGTGGCCATTGAAATCTCCTCCTATGAATAGCTTCTAGGTGTGTGGGATACCCCTCACTACCTCATCCAAATCCTCCCAAAACTACTTTTTAACCTTTTCAACCAAATCCGCTTGTGGTGCATATGCACTAATTATGTTCAAGGTAAGTCCTCCAGTGACTAGCtcaatcatcatcatcatcatcatcatcatcctatcattCACCCTCCTAACCTCAACCACTAAGCTCCCTAAGTTTCCTATTCACTAAAATGCCTACTTCATTTCTATTCCCCGAGCCTCCCCAGTACAAAATTTAAACCTGTCAACATCTCAAGAGTTAGTTCCCACCCATTTGGTCTCCTGAACAAAAGTTATATTGATCCTCCTCCTCTTGAGAACCTTCACTGACTGTATAGACTTTCCCGTCAAAGTATCTATGTGCAGCTCCCTTGTAACCCTTGAACTCAGCCCCACCCGAGGACATGTCCTTACTCTACCATCATTCACTAAAGCAACAATAATCTATAAGCTGCTATAATGAAGGGTTTACTAAATTGACATCATGACAATAAAGAGtctaaaataaatgaatgagAACTAAGCTTAAAACGCACTGATAGAGAATAAAGATAGGTTGGGAACAGAAACTTAAAGATAGGTTGGGGAACAAAAAACTTTACTTCATACTGAACACACCCACAGTTTTTTGTTTCgctaaagtatttttcatataaattgTATAAGGTTCGTCCAAAGTCTGTCCCTCAATTTGGAGAGTGGGATCAAAAGAGTGGGGGTAGTCCTGATTACTCGAAAGTGTCCCCTCAAGCTCGTGCCAACAAGAAACAGCATAAGCATGATTCAGCACACCGCAGCTTGGGAAATGAACAAGAGCTTGGCAAGCACCGTGAGGTTTCACCCAGGGTAAGACATGCTTTTTTCGCTTATGAGATACAAGACAAACTTCTCTTCAGTTGTACAATGGAAACCGTCTTTGGTACAGTAGAAAACATGATTACTACCCCCTATTTTGCATGTCGTTAGACAATTTACAGCATGAGTAGTATGCTGTTCACTTAGGGGAGCTTAGGGGTTTCAACATTGTTCCTACTTACTCCCTACACGACTTAAAAGGCTCGACCAACCAGTTAAAGGAGGAGATGCTTAACCAGTAAAAGTTAACAGCATTTTCTAGCATTTAAAAGGGTCCTCCATATGAAACTAGTAGGAAAATAGTAAAGGTAAGAAAGTGATAGTATGGTTTTGCTTGAGAAACATAAGACAGAaaatccttcaactctttttttttttttgatgacaatcatgaaaatccttcaactcttttttttttttttgatgacaatcatgaaaatccttcaactctttttcAGTTAGGTACATGAGAACAATAGGTTCTGTCAGCAGTCAAAAACTATAGATTACTGTTTAGATTGTCTAAACCCATTTTCCCAACTGGGATAGGAGTGTCTAGTGGGGGTTGGGAAAGGTTATGAAGTTATTCATATGTATCTCATGTATTAAGATTTAACTCAATCTACTTGTGAATTTTACTAGATCTATTACCTACTGCTGGTTTGGAGATTAGCAGTTGCACCATTGACTAGGAAGGAAAAATTCATACATCATCCCACACAACTCTAGTCTGTATAGTTTGTGTTAACAAAGGGGGGATTTGACCTGGGCGTCAAGGATGAGAACAATTACatgagaagagagaaaaaagtaCTGGACATATTTATTGTATGAAAATATAATGCATCTGCCAAAGGTGTGGCTCATCCCAATTCTTGATTTACCCGATGTTGGCCCCCATATTATGTTGTCCACTCTCCAGTTGCCACGTCTGGGCATGAGGGGGATGTTGGATAGCTTTTCATCTAACATAGTTTATGTTATTGTTAATGTTTCAAAACTTAGATAACATTTCAATTGTTCCAGAGAGTGGGTTACTCATGGTGTTATTGTGTCActgatagttttttttaaatctttctGAGTCTTTAGAAAAATAGTCCTATGGCAGAGCCTCATTATGGAGCATGGGATCAGAAGACTGGGAACAGTCCAAATTATCCCATGGGGTTGTCCCAGGATCGTGCCAAAAAGAAGCAGCATAGACATGGTTTAGCACGCCACAGCATGGGAACTGAGCAAGAGCTTGGCAAACACAGAGATGTTTCACCTATGGtaagaactttttttttcctaaatttgAGACAAGCTTGAAACTGAAATTTTGAAATCCCTGTTTCAATTCGAGATCTGATTTCGTGATCTTGTGGAGTCAAAATCGAAAATATCTGCTGTTTGAGGTTTAGAAGATATCAAACACTGTCGAAAAAAAATTGGAACTTCAAACTTGACTTTCTATTTTTGGATATTTGTGGAGTACTTGGCACTTGAGATCGATTTGGGGTTATTTGAGCTCAAAAGATTGAAAGACAATGTACCAGTTTGAAGGTTTGAAGCTTGACGAAAGAAACTTGAAACACCTTCAAGCCCACTTCGAGCTTGAAAATTTTGGATATAAGACTTTGTTTTGATTGGACATTGTTAAATCTTTTTCATATAAGTTTAGTCATATATGCCCGAAGTTCATTCATATATGCCAACTTCAGACATTACGCTTTGGAAAGACAAACTTCTAAATGCGTATATCAGAAGTTTGTGAATCTAAATTCGAAGTGGTTACACTTGGAAAAACTATGATCTTCGGCTATGCCTTAAATAAGA
Coding sequences within:
- the LOC125844046 gene encoding uncharacterized protein LOC125844046 isoform X1, which gives rise to MAKQRERNGSPSIPQFGAWHHKTADDLNFSMVFSQARANKKQNRHNIAHHNPGNEQEMLGKHQDASPRKSSSTPVPQGGVWDSKDRANKKPHKPDKTHRSLGNEQELGKHQQASTMVRPKSVPQFGEWDQKSGGSPDYSKVSPQARANKKQHKHDSAHRSLGNEQELGKHREVSPRKNSPMAEPHYGAWDQKTGNSPNYPMGLSQDRAKKKQHRHGLARHSMGTEQELGKHRDVSPMKTGWMSVPQFGEWEQKTPSETNYSMVFSQARANRKKHKSDLTHRSYDFEQDLLSREREKAATRKKKKFMTYLSCCLPV